From the Chryseobacterium sp. G0201 genome, the window TAAGCTGGTTTTGTGTACTTTTGAGTGATTAGATTGAGAGGATTGTGGTGAATAAAGTATCAAATGCTGAGAATATATTCTGAAAAAATCATACTCAAGCAGTTTGCTCCATTTTAATAGATGGGCAGAATCTAAAGATTCACTCGTGTACATTGTATCGATCTGTTGTTCACTGCAGTTGAAAAAGTTACAGATCCTGGTAATACTGATATCACATTCGGTAACTCTTTTTTGGATAAGCGATCCTATGTGTATGTCTTTTAAATTATGCATAGAGGGAGTATGTATAAAAATGTTTTTGAATATAGTAGAATGATATTCTTAAACACTGATCATCATTGTGTTTGAAAATACATAGCAAATTTATTACACATTAATGAAAAATGTACTACTACAATTTTACTTCAATGGTTTATATTATTGAAAACCATTGTTTTGTGTGTTTTTTTTGAGATGAAATGTAGTAGTTTTTTTTCATTGTGTAATAATGAGATTTTGTATTATTTAAAAATTAGCTCTGCAGAAATATGCAAAGCGAATAAAAGAATACCCTAAAAACTGAGTAAATAAAATGTATTATTGTTAATAGGCACTTCCTACACAAAATTCAAAAACAGCTCCATTAATATTATTTCTAAAATCAATTGCTATTTCATCAGACCATACTACTCCGAGGTTGAAAATAATGGTTCCATAACGATATGCAGAAGTAGAAGAAACACTCCAATTACTTGTACAACCTGATAATATTGGAGTAGTGGTTGGATATACTCGTTGTCCGTTCTTATGTGGGTGGTGGTAAACAATATCATTACCACGATTATTATCAAAACCGGCTGCTTTAATTCTGAAATTAGCAAGTTCTCTGTTGAATTTAAATCTAACAAGTCCATTTGAGTAGCTTCCGTAGACAGAATTTAAAGGATGGGGCAGGTAAATCACACAAGGTTGGACTATTGCTTACATTACTCATCGTATTAGTAGTTAACGATGCGGTAACATATGTTGAACCTATATAGCCACTTGCTGCTGCTCCATTGTATGTGAATGGAAGTGTCCATGAGCATGAAGTAGTATTAGGAAATGGAGGCTCTGCAGCCAGTCTAGCAGTCAAGCCTGTTACTCCTGTATAATATACTGTTACTGCGGGATGGTATTCTCAAGTTTAACGAAGATAAAAATTTTATATATAACATTAAGATTTAAAGTCAACAAAAAATCGCCCTATAGCTAGGACGATTTGATAATTTTTTTTGCAAATGTGTTTTAATTTCTTGAAAAAAAGGAAGCAAATAAGTTGATCTTAAAAGGGATGATTTTTTAAATATCAATATATTTGCAGTCCTTTATAATTTACTTACGTTGAAAAAACTTCACAAACACTAAAATTTAGTAAGTAAATCTTAATAAATCGGATCATATAATATCTTAAAAATAAGAGCGGTTTTTCTTACCATCCAAAAGATTTTAAAAAAGGTAGTGAGCTTACCTTGGCTCACCCACTACCAAACCCTTATTATAAATAAACTTTGTTGTTCTTTAAAAAAGAGGAAGCAAACACTAAATATAAAATGGGATGAATCTTTATATTAAATATTTGCATTCCTACTTCCACTTCACTCTAATTAATTTTTTGTGTAAACTATTAATAATTAAAAGTAAAAATTTAAATAACCTTATTATGTCTTATTAATCTACATTCTATTAGTTAAAATAGTGAGTGTTTGTTTGAGGCTACACTCACTATTTAAATTTTTTCATCTTATGAACAAGTTGTGTTTTTATTACTAACTCGAATGTGATGCAAATGTATAATCAATTTTAGATAAATATATTACTGCAAATCTACTATTAGTATTTAATTTGTTGATTTTTAGTTATTTAAATTTTATATGTAGTAGCTTTGACGTAATACTGAAAATTGATTTTGAGGAGTTATTACTCAAAAAGTCACAAAAAAAACCTTTAAAATATTTCATTTAAAGGCTTAAAAATTATTTTTCAACAAAGAAATTAAAGTTCCATCATCCATTTATTAAGATCTACATCTGAACTAAGGTCTAATTTTTTTCTAAGTCTGTATTTTCTTGATTCAATAGTACGGATTGAAATATTTTTGTATTGAGCAATAGTTTTAGTAGAAAGGTTTAACCTTAAAAAAGCAGAAAACCTTATATCATTTGCCGAAAGATTAGGATATCTTGTGGTTAATTTTTCATAAAATTCCGGATATACTTCTTTGAAGCGAGTCAGGAAAAAGGGATCATTCGTCATGGCGAGTTTAGACAATTCTTCAAAAGCTTCGTTGAGTTTGCTTTTTAGTTCATCTGTTTCGTGCATGGTTTCGATAATTATTTCTTCAGCTTGTTTTTGTTTTTTTAGATATCTCTTTGTAAGTATGACAACGATAATTACTGATGCTGCTATTACTCCTGCTATCAATATAAAATACTTTAATCTTTCGTCCTTTTCCTTTTCGCTTTCAGCATGTATTATCTTGTCTACAGGTATTCTCAGAGCTTCTCTTTCGGCCTCGCTAATGCTGTCTTTTATATCAGAATATTTTTGAAGATATTCATTTTTTTTCTCTTCATTATCAAGCGATTTATAAGTTTCTGAAATTATTTTATAAGCATTTTTAATGTCGCTTTTTCTTGATATCCGTTCAGAAATAGCCAGAGATTTAAGATAATAGTCTAAAGCCTTCTCATAATCTTTTCTTTCTGTATGCAGTTTTCCAAAGGCGAGCAGTGTCATAGATTTTTGATAAAAACTAAAATCACCATTTATTTGGCTGGCTTTATTAAGATAATATTCTGCAGAATCTATTTTTTTATTTTTTATAAAATTTTCCGCCATATAAACATAGGTAAGCGGCTGAACGGCTATTTTTGACCGTTTTTTAAGGGTTAAATTAATAGAGTCTGTCGCACGAAGCTCTTCAAAATTTGCTATTTTCCAGGTATAATAAAAATATAAAAGTTTTTCTTTTTCCTTTCTGTCTGAGATTTGTTTTGCAAAATAAATTGAGGTGTCAAGACTGGTATTGGACTGATCCAGAAGCCCCAGAGAAGCATAGTTTCTGGCATATTCTCCATACATTCTTGCACACAGTGTAGGATTTTTTATTTTTCTTAATTCTGTTTCTGCGTTCTCCAAATACTTCAGACTTTCTTTATATCTGTGAAGATTCCAGAACAAACCGCCAATATTAATATAAGCTGCGATTACGCCATCTTTATTTTTTTGCTTTTCATAGTTTTTTATAGCATTAATATTAAGTTCTATGCTCTTCTTAATATTGCCTTCTGTTCTGTATTTTTCAGAGAGGCTGTCGAGATCTTTTATAGAATATATTTGTGCATTATAATTCCCTATAATTAATAAAATGAAAACATATAATGTTTTTTTTAAATTAAATTTTAAAAACATGACTTGTGGTTTTGTAATACAAAAGTAGTTTTTATAGTATATTATTGTATGATTTACAGATATAATTTATTATTATTTATTTGTTCTTAATATAAATTGAATTGTTTTTATCTGATTTTAAGGCTCCTTTTTTAATTTTCAATAAAAAAAGGAATGCGAATCACTTAAAATTGAAGATCAAAATTGAGTGTTCACATTCCTTACAAACTTTATTTAAAAAACTTATGAGACAATTTTATTTATTTTGTATACAATTATTCATCTTTCAAAAAAAATAGAATGCAGGTTCTCAAACCTAATCATAGATCATGAATAAGATCCCTGCAATTTCTATTTCTACTTTACTTATTACTACGAAGATGTTTTTTTTCTAATTAAAAATAGGGCGCAAATCAAAAATGTAAAGAGGGATGAATTTTTACATTGATAAATATTTGCGCTTCCTATCTCCACTTAATAATTATATTTTGTATGATTAATAAAAATTTAATAAATGGCATTTACATTCAGTAAGGCATCATTAAGGCAAAAAAATAGAATGCTGATTTATCTAAAGATCTTTCGATCAGTAAAACACTAATAATAAAACACAAATAAAAATCAATACATTCTATATCTGGTCTTTATGACATATACTAAATTGTGTTTTTTAATGATTTTTAATTATTGCTAAGCCTCAAAAGAATGCAAATGCCTGTTTGAAAAATGTTTTTTCCACTTTGTAACTGTATTTCTACTAAGCTTGAAATGATTGGCTAGTTGAGTGTTGTTTAAATTGTTTTTTTCTTGATAATCAAGTATTTCCATGATAGTTGTCTCGTCATAAGAACGATGCATCTGATTAAAAATAAGCGTTTCCTTATCCTTAATTCCGAAAATAATATTGTTAAGTTTAATTACGTCAAGCATAGAAAGATCTGCTTTTTTTAATATGGTTTTGCATTGATCTTCTTTGTGAGGATGCTTCCTTGCTATAATATCATTATAGATTCTTTTATAGTTTGGTGTTACTCTTTCCATTTTGTGTTATTTTTAGTAATTTAGATGGTATTTTTATTTTTTTTCTCCAATTCGTGGTTTCTGTATTTTACGGTCCATCTGTGAAGAGTTGTTTTTGGAATGCCGTATTGATCTATTATTTCATTCATATTTTTTTCTCCGGACTGTATAAGTTCTACCAGAAAATCTATTACCTCTTTAGTATAAATATTTTTTCTAAACTGTGGCAGCTCGCTGGGTTTTTCTCTGTCTGCACTGTATGCGTTACTTGGAGGAGAAAAAAGAATAAGATGCTGTGAGTATATTCTAAAAAAATCATATTCTAATAACTTGCTCCATTTGAGTATAATATGTGCTTCTAAACTTTTAGACTCATACATTTCTTCAATTTCTTCTTCTGTACAGTTGAAAAAATTGCAAACTCTGGAAATATCCATTTCTGATTCAGTAACTTTCTGTCTAATTAAGTTCCCTACATTGATATTTTTAAAAGACTTCATAACATTTTATTTAGAGTTAAAAAACTGTTTTTGTTCCTGTGAAACTTCTAAACAAATCTATGCGGTAAGCATTTAAAATGGCAATAAAATGTTGTTAATTGATGTTAATCGTAGCCTTATAATTCGATGTAAAGTGTTAATAGTTGTTTATGTAATTATTTTATTTTCAATATATTATGTTTTTGTTTGTGTTAATCTTAAAGTATTTTGAGATTTTATCTCGTTGATACAGAATTTTTAAAATTTGGTTACTTTTTATTTTATTTAATGCTGATAATCTATGTCAATAAAATAATAAATGTAATCTAATACTTGATAAGAGAATTGTGTTGGGAAACATTGTTTTTTACTATAAAAAATTGTTTTCTAAGTGTTTTATTAATTGATTTATAGTATTTAATTTCTCCATTTCTTATTTAGTGATTTTTGTTGAACTAAGTGATTTTTGACAGCTTTTTTTTTCTAATTTAGAGCATGTATCGGATCATAATATTATCATTAATATCATTTTTAATCATCTATTCTTGTCATTCACAGAGTGATAATGACTATTTTTATAAACTTGATAAAGAATATACAGAAACTCACGATAATCGTGGGAAAATTTACAGTATATATCTTAGAGAAACTGAAAAATATAAAAAAACTCAGGATCTTAAATATCTTATTAGCAGTAAGTATATAGATATGTTTCTGCATTCTGACAATACATCAAAAAAAGTATCGTTGATCTATGAGTTATTAAGAATCAATAATAACGAATATGATTACATCACAACAGCCTGTAACTTTTATTTGGCTTTAGAGCTTGAGAATACATCCCCAAAATTATGTCTCCAGTTTTTGAATCAGGCACTAAAAATTGAAGAAGAGTGTGAGAATAAGACTTTTCTGCCTCATATGTATCACATAAAGGGAAGGTGGTATTTTAAACATAAAAATTATTCCCTGGCTAAACTGTATTTCGGGAAAGCTTTAGATAACTTTAACAAAAAAGATACTTTATATGTTGCATCAATGTATAATAATTTTGCATTATGTGATTATCAAACTGGGAAAACAGACTCAAGTATTAAGTTGACATTATACGGAATTCGATTACTTCAAAAAAAAGTTTTTCTTAATGAAAATGAGTTGTATTTTATCAATATAATAAAGGGTAATCTTGGATCATATTATCTGGATAAAAAAGATTATAAAAATGCTGTAAGATATTATAATGAACAGGTGGATTTTCAAATGGCGAAAGCCGGTAGAAATCCCTATATTATTATCCGGAATGCGAGAGAGTTGTTTCAATTGTATAAAATTACCAAACAGACACTTCGTAGCCAAGAGCTTGTTGCAAAAATTATTTCAATTTTACCGAATTTAAAAAATACAAGAGACCGTATTTCGGCATGTTCTCTATTACAGGAGTATTATGCTGATAATAATGATTTGGAGAAA encodes:
- a CDS encoding transposase produces the protein MKSFKNINVGNLIRQKVTESEMDISRVCNFFNCTEEEIEEMYESKSLEAHIILKWSKLLEYDFFRIYSQHLILFSPPSNAYSADREKPSELPQFRKNIYTKEVIDFLVELIQSGEKNMNEIIDQYGIPKTTLHRWTVKYRNHELEKKNKNTI
- a CDS encoding transposase; its protein translation is MHNLKDIHIGSLIQKRVTECDISITRICNFFNCSEQQIDTMYTSESLDSAHLLKWSKLLEYDFFRIYSQHLILYSPQSSQSNHSKVHKTSLPQFRKNIYTKEIIDFIIEIIETKKKTKTQVIKEYKIPKTTLYKWIAKYKTINND
- a CDS encoding helix-turn-helix domain-containing protein, which codes for MERVTPNYKRIYNDIIARKHPHKEDQCKTILKKADLSMLDVIKLNNIIFGIKDKETLIFNQMHRSYDETTIMEILDYQEKNNLNNTQLANHFKLSRNTVTKWKKHFSNRHLHSFEA
- a CDS encoding tetratricopeptide repeat protein, which encodes MFLKFNLKKTLYVFILLIIGNYNAQIYSIKDLDSLSEKYRTEGNIKKSIELNINAIKNYEKQKNKDGVIAAYINIGGLFWNLHRYKESLKYLENAETELRKIKNPTLCARMYGEYARNYASLGLLDQSNTSLDTSIYFAKQISDRKEKEKLLYFYYTWKIANFEELRATDSINLTLKKRSKIAVQPLTYVYMAENFIKNKKIDSAEYYLNKASQINGDFSFYQKSMTLLAFGKLHTERKDYEKALDYYLKSLAISERISRKSDIKNAYKIISETYKSLDNEEKKNEYLQKYSDIKDSISEAEREALRIPVDKIIHAESEKEKDERLKYFILIAGVIAASVIIVVILTKRYLKKQKQAEEIIIETMHETDELKSKLNEAFEELSKLAMTNDPFFLTRFKEVYPEFYEKLTTRYPNLSANDIRFSAFLRLNLSTKTIAQYKNISIRTIESRKYRLRKKLDLSSDVDLNKWMMEL
- a CDS encoding helix-turn-helix transcriptional regulator; translated protein: MYRIIILSLISFLIIYSCHSQSDNDYFYKLDKEYTETHDNRGKIYSIYLRETEKYKKTQDLKYLISSKYIDMFLHSDNTSKKVSLIYELLRINNNEYDYITTACNFYLALELENTSPKLCLQFLNQALKIEEECENKTFLPHMYHIKGRWYFKHKNYSLAKLYFGKALDNFNKKDTLYVASMYNNFALCDYQTGKTDSSIKLTLYGIRLLQKKVFLNENELYFINIIKGNLGSYYLDKKDYKNAVRYYNEQVDFQMAKAGRNPYIIIRNARELFQLYKITKQTLRSQELVAKIISILPNLKNTRDRISACSLLQEYYADNNDLEKLKLYSKKLEELNNVFNQESVRDLDNVSDILNGYIIKNINQEYDYKIANQKKKNILLIILVLVMLVIFVRAILNIRKKNKLERELLESQNNILENNKEDLEKDIQLHKGKIKNLHLNLNLKIETEKAFLENLKKMKRSKNIDAEGAVKDLFLRTSNLLQIDQKNHDFIGESSEETRRFMHSISEKFPFLTAHELKLCVYFRLNLSSKEVSLLENITPGSVRVYKTKIKYKIGLDKETDLNVFLNSIK